taaataaatatcctTTTATGATGAATTATGCTAATACAATGTTTAGATTTTTGTTACATAATCAGTAGTTTAGTAAAGAGCGTGGCTTTGGTGAGCACATCCCCACATATATATTTACAATGTGCGGTGAGATTATGTTTTCTTTTCTTGCTTCAATGTTTCTCCCAAGGCACATTTCAACAAcaacaaacaacaacaacaacaaagcctttaagtcccaaacaagttggggtaagcTAGAGTTGAAATCCAGCAGAAGctatcaaggttcaggcacgtgaataactgtcttccaagcactcctatctaaggctaagtctttgggtatattccatcctttcaagtctccttttattgcctctacccaagtcaacttcggtcttcctccgcctctcttcacgttactatcctggcttaggattccactacgcaccggtgcctcttgaggtctccgttggacatgtccaaaccatctcaaccggtgttggacaagcttttcttcaatcggTAGTTTAGTAAAGAGCGTGGCTTTGGTGAGCACATCCCAAGGCACATTTCATacaatataaatatataatacCTCTTCAGGGCTTTGTTGTGATAGTCGATCACGCTGGAATTCTAGCCTCAAGGCAATGGTCGTTGGAGGATCATCTGCTCCTGCACCAAGTGTCAACTCAATCTCGTTCTCAGGCAAAGTTGGTAATCCCTGTTACATGTTAATATGAAAACGATGTAATAATCATACACTGTATTATAACAGAAGATTAATCACAGTAAATTCATTACGAGCTAAGGTAAGTTCATATAATTGTTTCAGAGTTCTTCTCAAATTTCCTGAACTTTCTATTTCGTGTCTCTATGCATATGACTATGCTGAGAATAAGTCAGTTTTTAAAGAACTCGGTGCCTGGTTGACATTTCCACCATATTACCCTACTTTTGATCAAATACAGTTTAGTAGCTACTGCAACTAGGTGGGTCTGTGCTCATATGAGTTATTACATTTCTCTTTTTATAATAAAAACCTAAACGTTTGCACTATATGTATATATTTGTTTGATGTGTAGTGTATGACTGTATGGCTTATATTTTTGTCATTTGCTAGGAGGTCTATGCTTTACAAAGAGAACAAATAGATTCTTAAAAACATTACATCTTTCTTATCTTCATCAGCTTGAAATCCAAATGGTAGCATTGTAGCTGCCACAAAAAATGATTGACTGATCCTGTCAACGAATTCATGCATTGCATGGATCACACTCAGCCCTCCAGCACCATGTCCGACTAGAATAACCTGGAATTGGACTGAAATGAGTTAGCATGGCACACCAATTTTCAACATTGTTCTTAAATAGCTCCTTAGCTAGCTGCCTTAAGTGTGTTTGCTGGAGTCGCATAATTTCTAAATTTTGTTTGTACAGCACTGCTGTAAGGTATATCCTCAGGTGCATGTTATCCACTTATCCTAGATACAGTGTCAAGGATGATAACTTAAGCACAGCTTATGATTCAATTAAGTTAGGTTCCACTTACTTTTGTGCAATATGATAcaccttttattcaaaatagcATAAAACATTTTGCCTATGGCCATTTACACTGCAATCCGTAATACTGATATTACAAATTGTGGCAACATATCATTACTTATATTCAATGTGTTGGCAAAAAGGAAGAACAATGCACGTACCTTCTCCCCCTCTGGCAAGGTTGAAATGAGGTCTATGAGCGGCTTGTCATACTGCTTGAACGACCGGATTGTGTTGGGATCAGTAGGATCGACGCCACCTCCGGCAAGGTCAACGCATGTAACACGGTAGCCAGCGCCCTCAAGGAGCCAGCGGAGCTTGAACCAACACCAGGCTCCATGCCCTTCACCATGAACAAGCACAAAGTGCTCCTTTGCCGCCATTCCCATCAGCCTGGCCTCTGCCTACCAATCTAAGTTTAACTATTTGATGGACATGCAGCAGGGGAGCTGCATTTTCATGGCCAGTccaaattaaatgtcaaaccgacAAGGCGTCCAGTGATTTCCATTCTAAATAGAGAGTCTCATGACAGCAGGTGTCTACGTTTCTGGCATGCAGAGTTGCCTAATATGGTAGATGATCAGGATATAGCGTGTGGACCAGctagtttttctccttttttcccCCTTGTGTGTGACTGGTATATAGTTAGCCTTCTGACATCATGTTTTTTCCTCCTTGTGGTCTTATGGTGGTGGGCTGACAGCCATTTATCATCACTCGCTTTCACCATGGTACATGCATGTATTCATCAAATTTGCATTGCAGAATATATGTCTTATGGTGGTGGGCTGACAGCCATTTATCGATAAGTAAACAATAACTTGATTGGCATACTGCATACATATAGCACCACTGAAAGATCAGCAGAGATGGAGCCTCCGATGAGGACTATGAGTACGCTACACCAGCGTTTACATATCACAATGACCTGAGGATCAGCTCGAAGAGACGCTCCGGTGCAGAGAAGAAAGGGCTGTGGTCAGTGTCTATCGCCACCACCTCGCTCGGCGGCCACCGTCGGATCATCGCCTCCTGCTGCTCCGGCTTCACCATGTGGTCATTGGCTGTCTTTATGTACACCCGCGGCACTGCGTTCACTGCACTCTCGGTGCCATCATTGACATGGCCAAACCTGGCGGTGCTCAGAGCGGCTGGCCATGGGCGCAGCAGAATGGATGCAAGTGTGGAGTCCTGCAGAAATGTTTGTTCATGGTGGTGAGTTCGCTGAAACTTATCTTGCTTCTGCAAATGAATAAATAAATGGTTCGTTATATTAACCTCATGGGAGCATTGCTGATACAGGATTGCGCGCTGGTGCTCCTCTCTCAGTGCCACACTTGTTGGAGGGCGGTCGTCTCCCAGACTGAATTTCAGGTCGTACACGTCACCAAACTCGGATAAATCAGGTACCCCCTATTGGTTTCATTCAGTCCAAGTTTCAGAGAATATGCACAATGCGACTTTCTGTAACCAAATATAAATAAGAGTTGAACAAAGCAATAAGCATAGGGGAAGTTTTGATGAATCACATCTTTTATATCTTGTTCCGTTTGGTACCCAAACGGGAGCATGGTTGCTGCTATGAAGATGGCTTGCTTGATCTTGTCTCTGAACAAATGCATCGCATGGGTGACGCTCAGGCCTCCAGCGCTATGCCCTACCAAAATTACCTGACAAGCAACAGTAACACTGCACTGGAGTCATCTATGCTATTATATATCAACCGGTAACAGAAATATTCACACAAGTTGCCTTTTTTTTAGGGAAACAGGAGGGGTGGAAACCCCTACTGAGATTTATTAACAAAAGGAACAAAAGTTAGCAAAAGTTACACAGAGAAAGAGAAACAAGAGAGAACTCAGGGGACAGAGGAGGCTGTAAAAAAGATGAAGCTAATTACAAAAGGCCATTCTTCAATAGCAGGGAAGAATTTTTTTCTTTGCGCGATGGATAACCAAGCCAAAGCCGCTCTTAAACAGAGCGTTGCAATTTTTTGTGGATGCAGCAACACCATTGGAGATTAGCTTATTCCTTACTGTCCAGATGCACCAGCTTAAGATGATTATGATACCCACAAGTTGATATTTCAAAGGTACATCAATTTAGTATCTCAGAGTCTAAACTGAAGTTTTGTGTGTGGATGTTGTAATCGCACCAATTTGTTTTCTCTTAATTCTATCATACGCGGAGTTCTCTcccttttttcctttttctttgtgGGAAGCAGTCAGTAGTATGAACTGAATTGTTGATGGCATGAACTTGATGCAATGAAGGGAACACACACCATACAGTACGTAATAGCAATCTGCATATACACTTCGTCACTCACCTTGTGGCCGTCTGGCAAGGCCGCCACGAAATCGATAAGCGGCGCTTCGTACTCGTCGAACGACTGGACATTGTCCGGGTCGACGAGGCTGCCGGCGGCCCCGGCGAGGTCGATGCAGGAGACGCGGTGGCCGGCGCCCCGGAGCAGGCACGCCAGCTTGAACCAGCACCAGGCGCCGTGGCCGGCGCCGTGCACGAGGACGAAGTGCTCCTTGTTGGCCTTGTAAACCTCGCCGCTGGCCTCCATCTCACTTGCAGCTTTGTTTACAAAATTAGACTAAGATCGCGTACGCACTATCgtgtatatatgcatgcatatatacgGCCATATGTAATACTCCTATGTCGCTTACGTTTGAGACAGgcatttgcaaccaaatgtgAGTTGAAATGGTCAATGGATCGATGAACAAATCAGGCCAAGCAGATGAGCGGACGGAATCGCCAATTGGAACAATCGTACGTAACGCATGTAATCATATTGTGCGTACGTGTGCAGCTGCCCTAAAGTTTAGGGTATATATTACGGAAATGCTACGGTGAGGACGTCTGGACGCTCCTGTTCGCGGGCCGCAATACTAGCCCAACGGCCTAATAGTCGTAGCACCTCGTCCACTCGCCCCTCCATTCTCCATAAAAAATCACCGCAACTCGAGCAGACGCGCTCCGTCGCACCGCCTCGCACGGTCTCCACGGCGGTTGGGGGCCTGACGGCCAGCATCTCCACTGTGCCCGAGAGCGGCTGCccgttgtcgacgaaatatggtcggcagtctacctaggggtatgcccaaggtagtagattatcggcagacaggtgcgcaagctacgaatgagatggtgacgcaagacagacacgaggttttatccaggttcggccgccgtgagggcgtaatacctacgtcctgcgtctgattgtattgttgtatgtaattgagatgatttttgagaggggtcccctgcccgccttatatagtctgggggccagggttacagatctgaaaactaatcataaccagttacaattgtcataggtggccggataaggattcctattctaaccgaccaggatcttgcttgatctcaaagtctgccttgattccttgcgcggaactccgagcagatcggctgggccgcgcgtcgtcttctggtgggccggaccccctggtccaggccggcccaaacctagccgtaagggtataggggttaatacccccacagctagtccccgagcactatatattatgttgcgacacgccgtttgatcttcttcggctaatgcggtctgtcttcatgtTATCTCCAACttgttgaaacattgaccaagcaaatgtgccagtattctggtcagcacaaagagcagtagaccacgattatagccgaagattccggttgtccgaagaatgcatggtgctctaaggaaaaaaagaaaaagatttctttcctgatcaagtgtgcccacttgtatttctgtaaagaaatg
This sequence is a window from Miscanthus floridulus cultivar M001 chromosome 10, ASM1932011v1, whole genome shotgun sequence. Protein-coding genes within it:
- the LOC136486159 gene encoding methylesterase 17-like, yielding MGMAAKEHFVLVHGEGHGAWCWFKLRWLLEGAGYRVTCVDLAGGGVDPTDPNTIRSFKQYDKPLIDLISTLPEGEKVILVGHGAGGLSVIHAMHEFVDRISQSFFVAATMLPFGFQADEDKKDGLPTLPENEIELTLGAGADDPPTTIALRLEFQRDRLSQQSPEEESVLASMLMRPWPATAISTASFEGDDERLNRIKRIFIKTERDHMLDPQQQDSMIKKWPPSEVLVIDTDHSPFFSAPEQLFNLIVKSL
- the LOC136486158 gene encoding methylesterase 17-like, whose amino-acid sequence is MEASGEVYKANKEHFVLVHGAGHGAWCWFKLACLLRGAGHRVSCIDLAGAAGSLVDPDNVQSFDEYEAPLIDFVAALPDGHKVILVGHSAGGLSVTHAMHLFRDKIKQAIFIAATMLPFGYQTEQDIKDGVPDLSEFGDVYDLKFSLGDDRPPTSVALREEHQRAILYQQCSHEDSTLASILLRPWPAALSTARFGHVNDGTESAVNAVPRVYIKTANDHMVKPEQQEAMIRRWPPSEVVAIDTDHSPFFSAPERLFELILRSL